In Humulus lupulus chromosome 7, drHumLupu1.1, whole genome shotgun sequence, the following are encoded in one genomic region:
- the LOC133791959 gene encoding uncharacterized protein LOC133791959, whose amino-acid sequence MAFRWYIDGISILRRISNFDVSIDDVSMLNRCHIPLTDFVTEEDRFKYCFFSLGVSRRGFRTCRPVLCVDGTFLKTKYGGQMLCAVALDANNHLYPVAFGIVDSENHDSWKYFMSKLKEAIGEVEDLAFVSDRHASITHALETIFPDACHGACYHHISMNVVAKFKTDHCHVLMYNIMTSNYAESFNNKTRDARSFPITTFIEFIRFTLQSWLCDRRETSEKTTTTLAPTYEKTLVDMAEKARFLIPYAIGRHEFHVLDGELNGGVDLLNKTCTCGVFQIIGIPCAHALSGSLKRGVNFYSLCSDYYKIETWRSSYTESIYPTCNEEEWIVPHDIMTIKVRTHAQKNPVGRPKKKQGRPKTKRHPSNGDKLVVQRKCSTCGGLGHNRATCKVCV is encoded by the exons ATggcatttcgatggtacatcgatggcaTTTCGATACTGAGGCGAATATCTAATTTCGATGTTAGTATCGATGATGtatcgatgttgaatcgatgcCAT ATCCCATTGACAGATTTTGTCACTGAGGAAGATCGATTCAAATATTGCTTTTTCTCACTCGGAGTTAGTAGAAGAGGGTTTCGTACATGTCGTCCTGTGTTATGTGTGGACGGTACCTTTTTAAAGACAAAATACGGTGGGCAGATGTTATGTGCAGTCGCGCTAGATGCAAATAACCATCTATATCCAGTTGCATTTGGTATTGTGGATAGTGAGAATCatgattcttggaagtatttcatgtcaaAGCTAAAGGAAGCGATTGGGGAAGTCGAGGACCTGGCATTTGTATCTGACAGGCATGCAAGTATTACACATGCCTTGGAAACTATTTTCCCCGATGCCTGTCATGGTgcttgctaccaccacattagtatgaatgtggttgctaaattcaagactgaTCATTGTCATGTGTTGAT gtataatataatgacaagcaattatgctgaaagtttcaacaataagACCCGAGACGCTAGGAGCTTTCCGATAACTACATTCATCGAATTTATTCGCTTCACACTACAGTCCTGGTTATGTGATAGGAGAGAAACTAGCGAGAAGACAACTACAACTCTTGCACCGACCTATGAGAAAACTTTGGTGGATATGGCTGAGAAAGCTCGATTCTTGATTCCTTATGCAATAGGGAGGCATGAGTTCCATGTGTTAGATGGTGAGCTGAATGGTGGAGTCGACCTCCTGAATAAGACATGCACATGCGGCGTGTTTCAGATTATTGGTATCCCATGTGCTCATGCACTATCTGGATCCCTTAAGCGAGGGGTGAACTTTTATTCGTTGTGTTCAGATTACTATAAAATTGAGACATGGAGGTCCTCTTACACAGAATCTATATATCCTACTTGTAACGAGGAAGAGTGGATTGTTCCACATGACATTATGACAATAAAAGTGAGAACACATGCGCAGAAAAACCCGgttggtcgtccaaagaagaaacaaggtaggcCTAAGACGAAACGCCATCCTTCCAATGGAGATAAATTGGTTGTTCAACGCAAGTGCAGCACTTGTGGAGGTC